From a single Solenopsis invicta isolate M01_SB chromosome 4, UNIL_Sinv_3.0, whole genome shotgun sequence genomic region:
- the LOC113004986 gene encoding odorant receptor 49b-like, translating into MSGNHRPEATWAGGSTKTGETARGGPGRAQAPARDQPGSAPPPQHAADQLKTLASETRSTAPLLHGATPRATDAILGFFIEISVTASLGDDVEQCLVHLTIVSIIFIYLFLANYAGQEITDHNDNVYSTAYNVRWYVAPLHIQKLILFLLQRGSKAVNLNLGGMCVMSLELFATLTKTSISYFTVVYSMQQ; encoded by the exons atgtccgggAACCATCGGCCCGAGGCAACATGGGCAGGCGGATCCACCAAGACGGGGGAAACGGCCCGGGGAGGCCCCGGACGAGCGCAAGCACCCGCCCGGGACCAACCCGGATCGGCACCCCCACCCCAGCACGCTGCCGACCAATTAAAGACGTTGGCGTCCGAGACACGAAGCACCGCCCCGCTATTACACGGAGCAACACCCCGCGCCACGGACGCCatccttggattttttatagag aTTTCTGTGACTGCATCGCTTGGAGATGATGTCGAGCAATGTTTAGTACATCTCACGAttgtatctataatttttatatacttgtttTTAGCTAATTATGCCGGACAAGAAATTACAGATCACAACGACAATGTATATTCTACTGC GTACAATGTTCGGTGGTATGTCGCACCTTTACATATTCAGAAATTGATATTGTTTCTCTTACAAAGGGGCAGCAAAGCTGTCAACTTGAATCTTGGCGGAATGTGTGTAATGTCTCTGGAGCTTTTCGCTACG TTAACAAAGACATCAATATCGTATTTTACTGTTGTGTATTCTATGCAGCAATAA